In Thermoflexus hugenholtzii JAD2, a genomic segment contains:
- a CDS encoding 2-isopropylmalate synthase gives MEPDVVRIFDTTLRDGEQSPGATLTVEEKLEIARQLVRLGVDIIEAGFPIASPGDFEAVRRIAREIGPLGKDRPNGPPVIAGLARANKEDIDACWEAVREAPRPRIHVFLATSDIHLQYKLRMTREECLARIREMVAYARRFCEDVEFSPEDAGRTDRDFLMQALTVAVEAGATTLNIPDTVGYTTPEEFGSLFAEIRRRVPGVERVILSAHCHNDLGLATANTLAAIRNGARQVEVTVNGIGERAGNTALEEVVMALHTRRDLFGVRTYIDTTQIYRTSRLVSALTGIPVQPNKAIVGANAFAHEAGIHQDGMLKNPLTYEIMRPETVGVPESRLVLGKHSGRHAFRVRLEQMGYHLSPEAFEEAFRRFKALCDRKKYVTDFDLEALMADFTQSSGQTWRLDTLQVMCGTPAIATATVRLIGPDGEVRLGTGTGNGPVDAAYRAIETALGVQARLLEFNVHAVTPGRDAMGRVFVQAEDPQSGELAGGFGADTDIVVAAAKAYLNALLRLARAPQGARVELSVPVP, from the coding sequence ATGGAGCCGGATGTCGTTCGGATCTTCGATACCACCCTGCGGGATGGGGAGCAATCCCCCGGCGCCACCCTCACGGTGGAGGAGAAGCTGGAGATCGCCCGCCAGCTGGTTCGCCTGGGGGTGGACATCATCGAGGCCGGCTTCCCCATCGCCTCGCCGGGGGATTTCGAGGCGGTGCGCCGCATCGCCCGGGAGATCGGGCCGCTGGGGAAGGACCGCCCCAACGGCCCGCCGGTGATCGCCGGGCTGGCCCGCGCCAACAAAGAAGACATCGACGCCTGCTGGGAGGCGGTGCGGGAGGCTCCTCGCCCTCGCATCCACGTCTTCCTGGCCACCTCCGACATCCACCTGCAATACAAGCTCCGCATGACGCGGGAGGAGTGCCTGGCCCGGATCCGGGAGATGGTCGCCTACGCCCGCCGCTTCTGTGAGGACGTGGAGTTCTCCCCGGAGGATGCGGGGCGCACCGACCGCGATTTCCTGATGCAGGCCCTGACGGTGGCGGTGGAGGCGGGGGCTACCACCCTGAACATCCCCGACACGGTCGGCTACACCACCCCCGAGGAGTTCGGGAGTCTCTTCGCCGAGATCCGCCGGCGGGTCCCCGGGGTGGAGCGGGTGATCCTTTCCGCCCACTGCCACAACGACCTGGGCCTGGCCACGGCCAACACCCTGGCCGCCATTCGCAACGGCGCCCGCCAGGTGGAGGTCACCGTCAACGGCATCGGCGAGCGGGCCGGCAACACCGCCCTGGAAGAGGTGGTCATGGCCCTGCACACCCGGCGCGACCTCTTCGGGGTGCGCACCTATATCGACACCACTCAGATCTACCGCACCAGCCGCCTGGTGAGCGCCCTCACCGGCATCCCCGTCCAGCCCAACAAGGCCATCGTGGGGGCCAACGCCTTCGCCCACGAGGCCGGCATCCACCAGGACGGGATGCTCAAGAATCCGCTGACCTACGAGATCATGCGGCCCGAGACCGTGGGCGTGCCGGAGTCCCGGCTGGTCCTGGGCAAGCACTCCGGCCGGCACGCCTTCCGGGTCCGCCTGGAGCAGATGGGCTACCACCTCTCCCCCGAGGCCTTCGAGGAGGCCTTCCGCCGCTTCAAGGCCCTCTGCGACCGCAAGAAATACGTCACGGACTTCGACCTGGAAGCGCTGATGGCGGATTTCACCCAGAGCAGCGGCCAGACCTGGCGGCTGGACACGCTGCAGGTGATGTGCGGCACGCCGGCCATCGCCACCGCCACCGTGCGCCTGATCGGGCCCGACGGCGAGGTCCGCCTGGGCACGGGGACGGGGAACGGGCCGGTGGATGCGGCCTACCGGGCTATCGAGACGGCCCTGGGCGTGCAGGCCCGGCTGCTGGAGTTCAACGTCCACGCGGTGACCCCCGGGCGCGACGCCATGGGCCGGGTGTTCGTGCAGGCCGAGGATCCCCAGAGCGGGGAGCTGGCCGGGGGCTTCGGGGCGGACACGGATATCGTGG